The sequence CAGCGCGAGCAGCGTCGCCATCGATTCGCTGTGCGGATCCTTCAGGTTCAGCGGATTGAAGTCGAAGCGCAGGAACGCGAGCAGCGGCAGCGCGCCGATCACGACCACGAGCGTGCCGATCAGGATCGGCTTGCGATGGCGATCGAGGAAATCGTCGACCGGCGCGAGCCACGGGAAGCCCGGCGTCTTCGATTCGCCCGGCGGTGCGAACAGGCGCAGCAGCGCGGGCAGCAGCGTGAGCGTGGTCAGCAGTGCGACGAACATCCCGACGCCCGCGATCAGGCCGAGCTCGGACACGCCGCGATACGCGGTCGGGATGAACGAGAAGAAGCTCGCCGCGACCGCCGCGGTGGCCAGCGCGAGCGGCATGCCCATCGAGTGCGCGGCGCCGATCAGCGCGTGATCGATGCGCTGATCGCGGAAGCGTTCCTCGCGGTACTTCACGCCGTACTGGATCGAGAAGTCGACACCGAGGCCGACGAACAGCACCATGAACGCGACCGAGATCATGTTCAGCGAGCCGACCATCATCAGGCCGAGCGCCGCGGTCACGACGAGGCCGACGAACAGCGTGACGAGCACCGAGCCGATCATCCGCTTCGAGCGCAGCGCAAGCCACAGGATGCCGAGCACGACGAGCAGCGTGAGGGCGCCGTTGAGCGCCGCGCCGTCCTGGACCGACGCGAATTCGTCGTCGGCGAGCGGCTGTTCGCCGGTCAGGCGCACGGCCGCGCCGTAGCGCTTCTCGAGGTCGAGCGAGCGCGCAGCGTCGCGGATCACCTGGCTGGTTTCCGCACCGGCCTTCAGCGCGCCGTAGTTGACCACGGGCTGCACGGTGACGAACGCGCGCGCGGGCTGTCGCGCGGCGTCGCTGTCGACGAGCGCGCGCCACGAGAACGCGGCCGGCTTGCCGGCCAGTACGTCGTCGACCGTCGCGGCGCTGCGCGCAAGCAGCTTGGCCATCGCGGGCAGTTTCACCTGGCCGGTCAGGAGCGGCTGGCCGAGCGTGGTGGCCAGCGTCGTCGCGAGCCCGGTCAGGCTCGGATTCTTCGCGAGTTCGTTGACGAGCGGGCGCGCGCTCGCAAGCTGCGACGTTGTATCGGAGACTTCCTGCGGCGACAGGAACAGCAGCCCGTTGTGCTCGAAAAACGGCCCGCCGCCGGGCTCGGCGACCTGGCCGATGCGGCCTGCTTCGGCCTGCTTCTGCAGCGCTTCGGTCAGCGCATGCGCGGCGGCATTCGCGAATTCGGGCGCGGGCGCCTCGACGACCGCGAGGATCGTGCCGTTGCGTTGCGGGAACGCTTTATCGACGGCCTGGCCGAGCGCGGCCCATTGCGGTTCCGCATCGACGAGCTTGCTGATGTCGGTGTTGATCTTGAAATGTTGCGCGACGTAGACGCCGCTTAAGGCGGCGATGACGAGCGACAGGACGACGACCCAGACGGGGCGGCGCACCGACCAAGCAACGAGTCGGACGATGAGAGATGTCACCATGTGGCGGTGGGGAGCGGCTGGCTAGGGCAAAGTAGTCAAGTATACCGGCGCGGCGTGGCGACGGTCGTGACGTTGGGGTTTCGGGGCGGGAAGGAGATGCGTTCGCGGCGGCGGAATTGGTGCAGGCGGCCGGTTATTTTGTAAGGGTACGCTTACATAATCGGCGGCTGCGCTGCTTTTCCCGCGCCTGTGACAAATGAACTGAAAGGTAACAGTCGGTCACGGCGCCGCAACCGGGCGTCAGGCCCGGTATACTTTGCTCCACCGGCCGATGCAAAGAGCCGGCCGTTTTTTCTCATCGAGTGCGATATCGTATGAAACGTCATCTGTTTGCTTTCGTCGCGGCCGCCGCCGTGTCGGTTTCCGCTTTTGCGCAGAGCGCGCCGGTCGATATCGTCCGCAATGCGGTCGAGGGCACCGTCACCGCGATGAAGGCCGATCCGGCCGCGCGCGGCGGCGACATGGCGAAGGTCTCGCAGGTCGTCGAGCAGCGCTTCCTGCCCGCGACCAACTTCGAGCGCACGACCCGCATCGCGGTCGGCGACGCGTGGAAGCAGGCGACGCCGCAACAGCAGCAGGAGCTGTACAAGCAGTTCAAGCTGCTGATGACGCGCACCTATGCCGCGTCGCTCGCGCAGCTCGGCAGCCAGGACGCGAAGTTCTCGTTCAAGGCCGGCGGCGCGTCGGGCGCCGACGCGCTCGTGCAGTCGACGGTGACGACGCCCGGCGACAGCCAGTCGGTCGGTTATCGTCTCGGCAAGGTCGGCAACGACTGGAAGATCTACGACATCGACATGTCGGGCGCGTGGCTGATCCAGGTCTACCAGGGTCAGTTCAAGGGCCAGCTCGCCTCGGGCGGGATCGATGGCCTGATCGTGTATCTGCAGAAGCACAATTCGCGGACGAACTGACGGCCGCTGCGCGGTTCGGAGTCCGGATGCATAGGGCGCCCTCGGGCGCCCTTTTTTCGTGGCGGGTCGCGCTGCGGCGTCGGCCCGCCGTGCGTGACGTCTTCTCGGCCGGAATGCCGCGGCGCGTCGGCCGGTCGCGTGTTCCGTAACTGATCGCCGCGTCGGGTGTGCTTACCGCCGCCGATGCTCGACCGCGAACTTGATCAGCTCGGCCTGCCCTTCGATCTCCAGCTTGCGCTTCAGGTTGAGCCGGTGCGTCTCGACCGTGCGCACCGACAGCCCTGTCTGCTGCGCGATCTGCTTGCTCGACAACCCCTCGGCCAGCGCGTCGAGAATGTCGCATTCGCGCGGCGTCAGCCGATCGAGCGGTGACGCGATCGCGCTCGCATGGATCATCCGCGCGGCGAGCCCTTCGCTGAAGAACGTCTGCCCGGCCAGCACCGCGCCGATCGCACGGACGATCTCGCTCGCGGGCGAATCCTTCAACAGATAGCCGCTCGCGCCGGCACGCACGGCCTGCGTCACGTATTCGATGTTGTCGTGCATCGACAGCATCAGCACGCGGATGCCCGGAAAGCGCTCGTGGAACACGCCGGCGAGCGTGATGCCGTTCATCCCGTTCATGCCGACATCCATCAGCGTGAGATCGGGTTCGAGCGATGCGGCGAGCGCGAGCGCCTCGTCGGCGTTGCCGGCCTCGCCGACCACGGACAGGTCGGCCGCTTCGAGCCGCATCCGCAAGCCGTCGCGCACGAGCGGATGATCGTCGACGAGCAGCAGTCGGGCGGCAGCGGGCCGGGCGGTGTCGGGGGCGCTCATGCGTGAAAGGTCTCCTGTCATGGGGCGCGTCGTCAGGTGGCGCTGCGCAGCGGCACGCGCGCGGCCACGATCGTGTGGCCGACCTGCGACGTGATCGTCAGCATGCCGCCGAGCGCGTCGAGGCGCTCGCGCATGTTGCGCAGGCCGATGCCGCGGCGCGCGTCGGCCTGCGAGCGTTCGGCGTCGAAGCCGCAGCCGTTGTCGGCGATGGTCAGCGTGACGGATTGCGCGCCGACGTCGAGCGTGACGGCCGCGCGCGACGCCTGCGCATGATGCACGATGTTGCT comes from Burkholderia pyrrocinia and encodes:
- a CDS encoding MMPL family transporter — protein: MVTSLIVRLVAWSVRRPVWVVVLSLVIAALSGVYVAQHFKINTDISKLVDAEPQWAALGQAVDKAFPQRNGTILAVVEAPAPEFANAAAHALTEALQKQAEAGRIGQVAEPGGGPFFEHNGLLFLSPQEVSDTTSQLASARPLVNELAKNPSLTGLATTLATTLGQPLLTGQVKLPAMAKLLARSAATVDDVLAGKPAAFSWRALVDSDAARQPARAFVTVQPVVNYGALKAGAETSQVIRDAARSLDLEKRYGAAVRLTGEQPLADDEFASVQDGAALNGALTLLVVLGILWLALRSKRMIGSVLVTLFVGLVVTAALGLMMVGSLNMISVAFMVLFVGLGVDFSIQYGVKYREERFRDQRIDHALIGAAHSMGMPLALATAAVAASFFSFIPTAYRGVSELGLIAGVGMFVALLTTLTLLPALLRLFAPPGESKTPGFPWLAPVDDFLDRHRKPILIGTLVVVIGALPLLAFLRFDFNPLNLKDPHSESMATLLALKDSPEAAVNDVTLLAPSLAGADAAAKRLDALPEVGRTTTLSTFIPADQPAKRAAIAAAASDLLPALTQPAAPPATDAQRVAALKRVSDLLSYAAEDHPGPGAAAAQHLSASIAKLAAADSATRDRAERAFSDTLRIALNQLAALLQPQDITRESLPPQLVRDWIAPDGHALVQISPKVPKGVDPNDDTMLRRFATTVKAAEPGTTGGPISILHSADTIINAFLHAALWSIISITILLWVTLRRFGDVLRTLVPLLVSGIVTLEMCVVLGMSLNFANIIALPLMLGVGVAFKVYFVMAWRAGQTGLLHSSLTHAVLFSAATTATAFGSLWLSHHPGTSSMGKLLALALTCTLIGAVVFQPVLMGKPRVNRAKNQSQGINE
- a CDS encoding phospholipid-binding protein MlaC encodes the protein MKRHLFAFVAAAAVSVSAFAQSAPVDIVRNAVEGTVTAMKADPAARGGDMAKVSQVVEQRFLPATNFERTTRIAVGDAWKQATPQQQQELYKQFKLLMTRTYAASLAQLGSQDAKFSFKAGGASGADALVQSTVTTPGDSQSVGYRLGKVGNDWKIYDIDMSGAWLIQVYQGQFKGQLASGGIDGLIVYLQKHNSRTN
- a CDS encoding response regulator, with amino-acid sequence MSAPDTARPAAARLLLVDDHPLVRDGLRMRLEAADLSVVGEAGNADEALALAASLEPDLTLMDVGMNGMNGITLAGVFHERFPGIRVLMLSMHDNIEYVTQAVRAGASGYLLKDSPASEIVRAIGAVLAGQTFFSEGLAARMIHASAIASPLDRLTPRECDILDALAEGLSSKQIAQQTGLSVRTVETHRLNLKRKLEIEGQAELIKFAVEHRRR